In one window of Mesorhizobium sp. B2-1-1 DNA:
- a CDS encoding SDR family NAD(P)-dependent oxidoreductase has protein sequence MSDFENKVALITGTTGIALATASRLAQGGAAIIACGIDRAANAAMQESLAKAGANALVQTVDVSVSDQVRDAVAAGVARFGGIDIIVNSAAVHPYGTATTTDWETWNRAMTVNVGSIYLTAHFGIPEMIRRGGGAIVNVASVQGFACQQNVAAYATTKGAIHTLTRSLALDYAAAGIRVNSVSPGSIRTPILEKAARGDNGSDADVEEAYKRFGAAHPLGRIGEPEEVAELIAFLCSSKAGFCTGADYKIDGGLTAGIGVK, from the coding sequence ATGTCTGATTTTGAGAACAAGGTGGCGCTGATCACCGGCACGACCGGCATCGCGCTCGCCACTGCGAGTCGCCTGGCGCAAGGCGGCGCTGCGATCATCGCCTGCGGCATCGACCGGGCGGCCAATGCCGCCATGCAGGAGAGCCTCGCCAAGGCCGGAGCGAATGCGCTGGTGCAAACGGTGGATGTCTCCGTTTCCGACCAGGTGCGCGACGCGGTCGCAGCGGGCGTCGCGAGGTTCGGCGGCATCGACATCATCGTCAATTCGGCGGCGGTCCACCCCTACGGCACGGCGACCACCACCGACTGGGAAACCTGGAACCGGGCGATGACGGTCAATGTCGGGTCGATCTACCTGACCGCGCATTTCGGCATTCCCGAAATGATCCGCCGAGGCGGCGGTGCCATCGTCAATGTCGCCTCGGTGCAGGGGTTCGCCTGCCAGCAGAACGTCGCCGCCTATGCCACGACCAAGGGCGCCATCCACACGCTGACGCGTTCGCTGGCGCTCGACTATGCCGCGGCCGGCATCCGGGTCAATTCGGTCAGCCCGGGCTCGATCCGCACGCCAATCCTCGAGAAGGCAGCGCGTGGCGACAATGGAAGCGACGCCGATGTCGAAGAAGCCTACAAGCGCTTCGGCGCCGCCCATCCGCTCGGCCGCATCGGCGAGCCGGAGGAAGTGGCGGAACTCATTGCTTTCCTGTGTTCATCGAAAGCCGGCTTCTGCACAGGCGCTGACTACAAGATCGATGGCGGCCTCACCGCTGGCATCGGCGTCAAGTAG
- the uxuA gene encoding mannonate dehydratase: MEQCWRWYGPDDPVTLEHVRQAGATGVVSALHQIYDGRAWPEADVLERKRIIEAAGLKWSVVESIPVHNSFKIGAPERERYAGYYRDSIRALAKAGIETICYNFMPVVDWTRTDLMYRLPTTGYALRFDAIDFAAYDLFVLQRKNGAASYTPARIAEAEKRLKMLTPEQIDRIERNLIAGLPATERSYNRDSFREALAEYDSIGPKELRDNLAWFLREIIPAAEEEGVRMCIHPDDPPFSLYGLPRVVSTAQDARFILNAVDSPANGLTFCTGSYGTRADNDIVAMVKEFADRIHFVHLRNITIEEDGSFYEAEHLEGGTDMAHVILALMQEEKRRREQGRADWQIPMRPDHGHLLADDIGKKKINPGYSLIGRLKGLAELRGIMRAVERFDLA, encoded by the coding sequence ATGGAACAGTGCTGGCGCTGGTATGGTCCCGATGATCCGGTGACGCTTGAACATGTCAGGCAGGCCGGCGCCACCGGCGTTGTCTCCGCGTTGCACCAGATCTATGACGGCCGCGCCTGGCCTGAGGCCGATGTGCTCGAGCGCAAGCGGATCATCGAGGCGGCTGGCCTGAAATGGTCGGTCGTCGAGAGCATTCCGGTGCACAATTCCTTCAAGATCGGCGCGCCCGAGCGCGAGCGCTATGCCGGCTACTACCGCGACAGCATCCGGGCGCTCGCCAAGGCCGGCATCGAGACGATCTGCTACAATTTCATGCCGGTGGTGGACTGGACCCGCACCGACCTGATGTATCGCCTGCCGACAACCGGCTATGCGCTGCGCTTCGATGCGATCGATTTCGCGGCCTACGATCTTTTCGTGCTGCAGCGCAAGAACGGTGCGGCAAGCTATACGCCGGCGCGTATCGCCGAGGCCGAGAAGCGGCTGAAGATGCTGACGCCAGAGCAGATCGACCGCATCGAGCGCAACCTCATTGCCGGCCTGCCGGCGACCGAACGCAGCTATAACAGGGACAGTTTTCGCGAAGCCCTGGCTGAATACGATTCGATCGGGCCGAAGGAGTTGCGCGACAACCTCGCCTGGTTCCTGCGCGAGATCATTCCGGCGGCCGAAGAGGAGGGGGTGCGCATGTGCATCCATCCCGACGACCCGCCATTCTCGCTCTACGGCCTGCCGCGCGTGGTTTCGACGGCACAGGACGCGCGTTTCATCCTCAACGCCGTCGACAGTCCCGCCAATGGACTGACCTTCTGCACCGGCTCCTATGGCACGCGCGCCGACAACGACATCGTCGCCATGGTCAAGGAATTCGCCGACCGCATCCATTTCGTCCACCTGCGCAACATCACCATCGAGGAGGACGGCTCGTTCTATGAAGCCGAGCATCTCGAAGGCGGCACCGACATGGCGCACGTCATCCTCGCTCTGATGCAGGAAGAAAAGCGCCGTCGCGAGCAAGGCCGGGCCGACTGGCAAATCCCGATGCGGCCGGACCATGGGCATCTGCTTGCCGACGACATCGGCAAGAAAAAGATCAACCCCGGCTATTCGCTTATCGGACGGCTCAAGGGGTTGGCTGAACTGCGCGGCATCATGCGCGCCGTGGAGCGTTTCGATCTGGCTTGA
- a CDS encoding mannonate dehydratase, whose product MKIGLGLYRDSLTPENFRFARQAGATHVVAHLTNYFRGRDPSLSAGTETDGWGDCSTDGLWSYEDFTGLVKTVRDNGLEIAGIENLSPRFWSDVLLGGPDRSRQLDGLKRLVRDAGRAGIPCIGYNFSIAGVWGWQRGPFARGDAMSVGLDLSNIDPDLPLPDGVVWNMRYRPGRAGAAPVRVSQEELWERLGVFLREIVPVAEEAGVVMAAHPDDPPAEALRGTARLVNRPQKYDRLMDIVDSPANGLELCLGSLQEMPQTEEIYSHVRRFARRGRIGYIHFRNVRGKVPKYHETFVDDGDIDMAEIVRILRDENYQGVMIPDHTPEMACDAPWHAGKAFALGYMRALVQNADALGPVRSRAPDMAAE is encoded by the coding sequence ATGAAGATCGGACTTGGCCTCTATCGCGATTCGCTGACGCCGGAGAATTTCCGTTTTGCCCGGCAGGCCGGCGCAACGCATGTCGTTGCGCATCTCACCAACTATTTTCGCGGCCGCGATCCCTCGCTGTCGGCCGGCACCGAAACGGATGGCTGGGGCGATTGTTCGACGGATGGATTGTGGAGCTACGAGGATTTCACCGGACTGGTGAAAACCGTACGCGACAACGGCCTGGAGATCGCCGGCATCGAAAACCTGTCGCCGCGCTTCTGGTCCGACGTGCTGCTCGGCGGCCCCGATCGGTCGAGGCAGCTCGACGGCCTCAAGCGCCTGGTGCGTGACGCCGGCCGGGCCGGCATTCCCTGCATAGGCTACAACTTCTCGATCGCGGGCGTGTGGGGCTGGCAGCGCGGGCCATTCGCGCGCGGCGACGCCATGTCCGTGGGGCTCGATTTGTCCAATATCGATCCCGACCTGCCGCTGCCCGACGGAGTGGTCTGGAATATGCGCTACCGGCCGGGCCGAGCCGGCGCCGCGCCTGTCAGGGTCTCGCAAGAAGAACTGTGGGAACGGCTTGGCGTCTTTCTGCGCGAAATCGTACCGGTGGCCGAAGAGGCCGGCGTCGTGATGGCTGCGCATCCGGACGATCCACCCGCCGAGGCGCTGCGCGGCACGGCGCGCCTCGTCAACCGGCCGCAGAAATATGATCGGCTGATGGATATCGTCGACTCGCCCGCCAACGGGCTGGAGCTCTGCCTCGGCTCGCTGCAGGAGATGCCGCAGACCGAGGAGATCTACAGCCATGTGCGCCGTTTCGCGCGGCGTGGCCGCATCGGCTATATCCATTTCCGCAATGTGCGGGGCAAAGTGCCGAAATATCACGAAACCTTCGTCGACGACGGCGACATCGACATGGCCGAGATCGTGCGCATTCTGCGCGACGAGAATTATCAAGGCGTCATGATACCCGATCACACGCCTGAGATGGCCTGCGACGCGCCATGGCACGCCGGCAAGGCCTTCGCATTGGGCTACATGCGCGCACTGGTGCAGAACGCCGACGCGCTAGGCCCGGTACGAAGCCGGGCACCCGACATGGCAGCGGAGTGA
- a CDS encoding IclR family transcriptional regulator, with amino-acid sequence MAASVAETLDEGESGRNGYRVPAVEKALDVLEFMASSAETLTQTEIATGLGRSIHEIYRILLLLEKRGYIFRTQSDRFRLSLKLFELAHMHPPVNRLVECALPVMRELTANADQSCHLVVREGQNALVVLQIDSPLPMRYSVALGSHFPILETSSGAVLLAHSNRAERDRIVERIVAAGEGQGTRAEIEARLNEVARLGYEMRASLAVAACTNISMPVHDHTGAVIAALTVPLLPQKAARFDSETVFERTRAAAEKISAALGWGEATNSLRADPERRDYPFSD; translated from the coding sequence ATGGCCGCCAGCGTTGCCGAGACGCTCGACGAGGGCGAAAGCGGCCGCAACGGCTATCGCGTGCCGGCGGTGGAGAAGGCGCTCGACGTTCTGGAATTCATGGCCTCCAGCGCCGAAACGCTGACCCAGACCGAGATCGCGACCGGCCTCGGCCGCTCCATTCACGAGATCTACCGCATCCTGCTTCTGCTGGAGAAACGGGGCTATATCTTTCGCACGCAATCGGACCGTTTCCGGCTGTCGCTGAAGCTGTTCGAATTGGCGCACATGCATCCGCCGGTAAACCGGCTGGTGGAATGCGCTCTGCCGGTGATGCGCGAATTGACCGCCAATGCCGACCAGAGCTGCCATCTCGTGGTGCGCGAGGGCCAGAACGCACTGGTGGTTTTGCAGATCGATTCGCCGCTGCCGATGCGCTACTCGGTAGCACTTGGGTCGCATTTCCCGATCCTCGAAACAAGTTCGGGTGCCGTGCTGCTCGCCCATTCGAACCGGGCCGAGCGCGACCGCATCGTCGAGCGCATCGTGGCCGCCGGTGAGGGCCAGGGCACGCGGGCCGAAATCGAGGCGCGGCTGAACGAGGTCGCCAGGCTCGGCTACGAGATGCGCGCTTCCTTGGCCGTTGCGGCCTGCACCAACATCTCCATGCCTGTGCACGATCACACCGGTGCCGTCATCGCCGCGCTAACCGTGCCGCTGCTGCCGCAGAAGGCGGCGCGGTTCGACAGCGAAACCGTCTTCGAACGCACCCGCGCCGCCGCCGAGAAGATATCGGCGGCACTCGGCTGGGGCGAAGCCACCAACTCCTTACGTGCCGACCCGGAACGGCGGGACTATCCGTTCAGCGACTAA
- a CDS encoding DUF1236 domain-containing protein yields MRTTLITSMLALTLGCGAAIAQTQQQSGEAAQSGGADTCAAGSANCQKGGSTEQQTQGKAGMKTDEQAQGKAGAKTDEQAQGKAGVKTDEQAQGKAGMKTDEQAQGKAGMKTDEQAQGKAGMKTDEQAQGKAGAKTDEQAQGKAGVKTDQQAQGKPRMKTDEQAQGKAGTTTGQQAQGKAGTTTDQQAQGKAGMTTDQQAQGKAGTTTDQQAQGKAGTTTDQSSTASINNISVEQKTEITNVIRETKVEPVSNLDVDISVGVKVPKQKVRLHRLPHRIVEIVPAYESYEYFLLADGRIVIVDPNSYEIVAILS; encoded by the coding sequence ATGAGAACCACTCTGATCACCAGCATGTTAGCGCTTACCCTCGGATGTGGGGCGGCAATCGCGCAGACCCAGCAGCAGTCGGGCGAAGCGGCCCAATCGGGTGGGGCAGACACTTGCGCAGCCGGCTCGGCCAATTGCCAGAAGGGCGGCAGCACCGAGCAGCAGACGCAAGGCAAGGCCGGCATGAAGACCGACGAGCAGGCGCAAGGCAAAGCCGGAGCGAAGACCGATGAGCAGGCGCAGGGCAAGGCGGGCGTAAAGACCGACGAGCAGGCGCAAGGCAAGGCCGGCATGAAGACCGATGAGCAGGCGCAAGGCAAGGCCGGCATGAAGACCGACGAGCAGGCGCAAGGCAAGGCCGGCATGAAGACCGACGAGCAGGCGCAAGGCAAAGCCGGAGCGAAGACCGACGAGCAGGCGCAAGGCAAGGCGGGCGTGAAGACCGATCAGCAGGCGCAAGGCAAGCCCCGCATGAAGACCGACGAGCAGGCGCAGGGCAAGGCCGGTACGACTACCGGTCAGCAAGCGCAGGGCAAGGCCGGTACGACGACCGATCAGCAAGCGCAGGGCAAGGCCGGTATGACGACCGACCAGCAGGCGCAGGGCAAGGCCGGTACGACTACCGATCAGCAAGCGCAGGGCAAGGCCGGTACGACTACCGACCAGAGTTCAACCGCTTCAATCAACAATATATCCGTCGAGCAGAAGACCGAAATCACCAACGTCATCCGCGAGACGAAGGTGGAACCGGTCTCGAACCTCGACGTGGACATTTCGGTCGGCGTGAAAGTGCCGAAGCAGAAGGTGCGGCTGCATCGACTTCCGCACCGGATCGTCGAAATCGTTCCTGCCTATGAGAGCTATGAATATTTCCTCCTGGCCGATGGCAGGATTGTTATTGTCGATCCGAACTCATATGAGATCGTCGCTATCCTGAGTTAG
- a CDS encoding ABC transporter substrate-binding protein: MTKLRGLAWDHRRCWGPLDASIESYCAAHPGLEIQWDRRSLYEFGEGALGPVLGTYDLVVFDHPFIGDIAQDELMVPFDAYLSAEQIRFFERDSVGASWRSYQKNSRQWALPIDAACQVASYRPDLLERYGPVPSTHQEVLELGRRARSDGKWLGLPFVPTDAMCLLLTLGRPQEDGEQFIAKEMVEQAIAQLRELVALSHPDSSKWNPIRCYDHMIAHDDVVYVPFAFGYVNYASKPDRPHLRFAEVPTPQAAGALLGGAGIGVSAQSKHKQAAIDYALFLCSPEYQRGDYVKSGGQPGSLAAWKDAGVNGLSGDFFGSTLRTIASSYLRPTHPGFIAFFRECAPHAAAAIAGDMSATELAGHVNSLYRETRQVQPERSVA; encoded by the coding sequence ATGACGAAGCTGCGCGGACTGGCGTGGGATCATAGACGATGCTGGGGTCCGCTGGACGCCAGCATCGAGTCCTATTGCGCCGCGCATCCCGGCCTGGAGATCCAATGGGACCGCCGCAGCCTCTATGAATTCGGTGAGGGCGCCCTCGGTCCGGTGCTCGGCACTTACGATCTGGTCGTGTTCGACCATCCCTTCATCGGCGATATCGCCCAGGATGAACTGATGGTCCCGTTCGACGCTTATCTGTCGGCCGAACAGATCCGTTTCTTCGAACGTGACTCAGTCGGGGCGTCCTGGCGCTCTTACCAGAAGAACAGCCGTCAGTGGGCGCTGCCGATCGATGCCGCCTGCCAGGTCGCCTCCTATCGGCCGGATTTGCTGGAGCGCTACGGGCCGGTGCCTAGCACGCACCAGGAAGTGCTGGAGCTTGGCCGGCGCGCGCGCAGCGACGGCAAGTGGCTCGGCCTGCCCTTCGTGCCGACCGACGCCATGTGTCTGCTTCTGACGCTTGGCCGTCCCCAGGAAGATGGCGAGCAATTCATCGCGAAGGAAATGGTCGAGCAGGCGATTGCGCAATTGCGCGAGCTTGTCGCGCTTTCGCACCCGGACTCGTCGAAGTGGAATCCGATCCGCTGCTACGACCACATGATCGCGCATGACGACGTTGTCTACGTGCCGTTCGCCTTCGGCTATGTGAATTACGCCTCGAAACCCGACAGGCCCCATCTGCGCTTCGCCGAAGTGCCCACCCCGCAAGCCGCCGGCGCCTTGCTCGGCGGTGCCGGCATCGGCGTCAGCGCCCAATCGAAGCACAAGCAGGCCGCGATCGACTACGCACTGTTCCTGTGCTCGCCCGAATACCAGCGCGGCGACTATGTGAAATCTGGCGGACAACCGGGTTCGCTGGCTGCCTGGAAGGATGCCGGGGTCAATGGTCTTTCCGGCGATTTCTTCGGCTCGACGCTGCGGACGATCGCCTCGTCCTATCTGCGTCCGACCCATCCGGGCTTCATCGCCTTCTTCCGCGAATGCGCGCCGCATGCCGCCGCAGCCATAGCCGGTGACATGTCGGCGACCGAACTCGCAGGCCACGTCAACAGCCTCTACCGCGAAACCAGGCAAGTCCAGCCGGAACGGAGCGTCGCCTGA
- a CDS encoding DUF2934 domain-containing protein gives MDKEELIKRRAYEIWEREGRPPGREQEHWDQAVQEIEAEGSEAERGPVVPDPTIGSGSEPRSS, from the coding sequence ATGGACAAGGAAGAACTCATAAAGCGACGAGCCTACGAGATCTGGGAGCGCGAAGGCCGCCCGCCGGGCCGAGAGCAGGAGCATTGGGACCAGGCCGTGCAGGAAATAGAGGCGGAAGGATCGGAAGCCGAGCGCGGTCCGGTGGTGCCCGATCCGACCATCGGCAGCGGGTCAGAGCCTCGAAGCTCCTGA
- a CDS encoding DUF1236 domain-containing protein, which produces MEKYLLGTAVGILFLAGAGAAAAQDVVIQPEQETVIKEYVKKQPLASVQLPGVELNVGSTVPDTVELHEVPDVKYRYVVVDNRTVLVDPETRKIVQVLQ; this is translated from the coding sequence GTGGAAAAATATCTACTGGGAACGGCAGTGGGCATCCTGTTTCTTGCGGGGGCCGGAGCGGCCGCGGCGCAAGATGTGGTCATCCAGCCGGAGCAAGAAACCGTTATCAAGGAGTATGTGAAGAAGCAGCCGCTGGCCTCGGTCCAACTGCCCGGTGTGGAACTCAATGTCGGATCCACCGTGCCTGATACGGTCGAACTTCATGAAGTTCCCGATGTGAAATACCGCTACGTCGTGGTCGACAATCGAACAGTTCTGGTCGACCCGGAAACCCGGAAAATCGTCCAGGTCCTTCAATGA
- a CDS encoding sensor histidine kinase has protein sequence MAGKRPPKKDVTGTFSRPQGVSAEERDASASMRLSHVDEQMDERDDHIARLEAELQVTRDRLQATKAFAAELQHRVRNTLSIVRSIARRSVENSNNVEDYAFHLEGRINALARTHNVLMRSASATVQLDMLVLDELASQGGRTEDQFTIDGPDISLSGKTAETLGLAFHELATNSMKYGALSAADKSISVSWKVGGTPARQELKIRWIEDLHGPAAIPARRGFGSELIEKVVPYEIGGAGSLRFTDAEVICTMDIPLSNEIHPSRSLEDPPDDLQH, from the coding sequence GTGGCTGGAAAAAGACCTCCCAAGAAAGACGTCACGGGTACATTCTCCCGTCCGCAAGGTGTGTCCGCCGAAGAACGCGATGCTTCCGCGTCGATGCGGCTCAGCCATGTCGATGAACAGATGGACGAACGTGACGATCATATCGCCCGGCTCGAAGCCGAACTCCAGGTCACACGCGACCGCCTCCAGGCGACGAAGGCATTTGCCGCCGAATTGCAGCACCGCGTTCGCAACACGTTGAGCATTGTCCGTTCGATCGCTCGCCGGTCGGTTGAAAACAGCAACAATGTCGAGGACTATGCCTTTCACCTCGAGGGCCGCATCAATGCGCTTGCACGCACGCACAATGTGCTGATGCGATCGGCCTCGGCCACCGTGCAGCTTGACATGCTTGTCCTTGACGAGCTTGCGTCCCAAGGCGGCCGGACGGAAGATCAGTTCACCATAGATGGCCCGGATATTTCCTTGTCCGGAAAGACGGCGGAGACCTTGGGCCTGGCGTTCCACGAACTCGCCACCAACTCGATGAAATATGGCGCGCTGTCGGCAGCCGACAAATCAATCAGCGTAAGCTGGAAAGTGGGTGGCACGCCCGCCAGACAGGAGCTGAAGATCCGCTGGATCGAGGACCTGCATGGTCCGGCAGCAATACCTGCGCGACGCGGCTTCGGATCCGAGCTGATCGAAAAGGTGGTGCCCTATGAGATCGGCGGAGCTGGCTCGCTGCGCTTCACCGATGCCGAGGTGATCTGCACGATGGATATCCCCCTCTCGAACGAAATTCACCCCAGCAGGAGCCTGGAGGACCCGCCCGACGATCTCCAGCATTGA
- a CDS encoding FadR/GntR family transcriptional regulator has translation MEQASHDSMEAADEAGISSSAVDQTVRQILDLIRNRAMSIGDVLPTERELGELFGASRNTIREALRTIRTYGLIDPKPRVGAVLADRQNVAIQNFFAAQMDISKTSFHDIQGFRRIIEVSVGDHIILNASAAELEALDEVNGLIETSKDVQEAAQRDFDFHLALMKLAGNRMLVQTYQFLSPVILHIMTVGKSIRPVLSETRHAHGEIIAALRARDRIAYCYLMSRHLDFGLRFVPDDLENARMSAANPVHPGPASSKDLHHV, from the coding sequence GTGGAACAGGCGAGCCACGATTCGATGGAGGCGGCAGACGAAGCCGGGATCAGCAGTTCCGCCGTCGACCAGACCGTGCGGCAGATCCTCGACCTCATCCGCAATCGCGCCATGTCCATCGGCGATGTGCTGCCCACCGAACGGGAGCTTGGCGAACTGTTCGGCGCCAGCCGCAACACGATACGCGAGGCGCTGCGCACCATCCGAACCTATGGGCTGATCGATCCCAAGCCGCGCGTCGGCGCGGTGCTCGCCGATCGCCAGAATGTCGCGATCCAGAATTTTTTCGCCGCGCAAATGGACATATCGAAAACGTCCTTTCACGACATACAAGGATTTCGCCGCATCATCGAAGTGAGCGTCGGCGACCACATCATCCTCAATGCCAGCGCCGCCGAACTTGAAGCCCTGGACGAGGTCAATGGCCTGATCGAGACCAGCAAGGATGTCCAGGAAGCCGCGCAACGCGATTTCGATTTCCATCTGGCGCTGATGAAGCTCGCCGGCAACCGCATGCTGGTGCAGACTTATCAGTTCCTGTCGCCGGTCATCCTGCACATCATGACCGTCGGCAAATCCATCCGGCCGGTGCTGAGCGAAACACGCCACGCGCATGGCGAGATCATCGCGGCGCTGCGCGCGCGCGACCGCATTGCCTACTGCTACCTGATGAGCCGGCATCTCGATTTCGGCTTGCGCTTCGTTCCCGACGACCTCGAAAACGCCCGTATGTCGGCGGCAAACCCGGTGCATCCGGGTCCGGCATCTTCCAAGGATTTGCATCATGTCTGA
- a CDS encoding response regulator, whose product MDGEAAKSAFLGGIRVLIVEDEYFLADDLRKALVTQGAIVLGPVATVEPAIELLNSGQCDFAILDINLRGEQTFEIARESLAKGVPIAFATGYDQTAIPAELGGIRRFEKPLEFGSIVEFVAATAHDTR is encoded by the coding sequence ATGGACGGGGAAGCGGCGAAATCAGCCTTTCTGGGCGGGATTCGCGTTTTGATCGTGGAAGACGAATATTTTCTCGCCGATGACCTGCGTAAGGCTCTCGTCACACAAGGGGCGATAGTGCTCGGCCCGGTCGCCACGGTCGAGCCCGCAATCGAATTGCTGAACAGCGGTCAATGCGATTTTGCGATTCTCGATATCAACTTGCGCGGCGAGCAGACATTCGAGATTGCCCGCGAGTCGTTGGCGAAAGGCGTTCCGATCGCCTTCGCCACCGGCTATGATCAGACGGCCATACCAGCAGAGCTCGGCGGGATCAGGCGATTTGAAAAGCCTCTGGAATTCGGCAGCATTGTCGAGTTCGTTGCCGCGACGGCACACGATACGCGATGA
- a CDS encoding Crp/Fnr family transcriptional regulator — MNERSEPAVGLRAKTARHPLIRKLSNFTVLSVEECDAIESATTKVAEFAAGDDVIQRGDRTGGVNLLLEGFACRYKILEDGRRQILAYLVPGDLCDLHVFLLRRMDHSIGALSRSKVAAIPQSAILGFTNSYPNLTRALWWTTLLDEAITREWVVNIGQRTAYERMAHLFCELFHRLHAIGETAGKSYPLPVTQATLGDTLGLSNVHINRTLQDLRRDGLISFNNGTVTIKNLAKLEAAAFFNPDYLHLLDVREPFA; from the coding sequence ATGAACGAGAGAAGCGAGCCGGCGGTTGGCCTGAGAGCGAAGACCGCGCGGCACCCGCTTATCCGCAAGCTGTCCAATTTCACGGTCCTGTCCGTGGAAGAATGCGACGCCATCGAGAGCGCGACAACAAAGGTCGCCGAATTCGCCGCCGGCGATGACGTCATCCAAAGGGGCGACAGGACAGGCGGGGTCAACCTGCTGCTCGAAGGATTTGCCTGCCGCTACAAGATTCTCGAAGACGGTCGGCGACAGATCCTTGCCTATTTGGTGCCGGGCGACCTTTGCGATCTTCACGTGTTCCTGCTGCGGCGCATGGACCACTCGATCGGTGCTCTCAGCCGCTCCAAGGTTGCGGCGATCCCGCAGAGCGCCATCCTCGGCTTCACCAACAGCTATCCCAATCTTACGCGTGCGCTCTGGTGGACCACGCTGCTCGACGAGGCGATCACCCGCGAATGGGTCGTCAACATCGGCCAGCGGACTGCTTATGAGCGGATGGCTCACCTTTTTTGCGAGCTGTTCCACAGGCTTCACGCAATTGGTGAAACGGCCGGCAAGAGCTATCCCCTACCGGTAACCCAGGCGACCCTGGGCGATACGCTCGGTCTTTCGAACGTGCACATCAACCGTACGCTTCAGGATCTCAGGCGCGACGGCCTCATTTCGTTCAACAACGGCACTGTAACGATCAAGAACCTGGCGAAACTGGAGGCGGCGGCCTTTTTCAATCCTGATTACCTTCATCTGTTGGACGTCAGGGAGCCTTTTGCATGA